A region of Haliotis asinina isolate JCU_RB_2024 chromosome 9, JCU_Hal_asi_v2, whole genome shotgun sequence DNA encodes the following proteins:
- the LOC137297230 gene encoding neuronal acetylcholine receptor subunit alpha-6-like, which translates to MGSVSYKEKDFLANLTWNYDPKIRPVLDGSNTTEYSLLNATHDWIEVTLVLERRTTFYILNNILPVVFLSFLNIFVFRLSEESGERVSLCVSILLSYAMFLNLISSYLPANSDHLCFFSVYVTILVLISTLTCLVTIFMQLLHKNLQSDMVTPRWLPITCKSGSRVGGTKLQTDDVSPNKSDVKDKAIFESDAYGGDSQSLETKANTLPSNLLLKPKNVPPNF; encoded by the exons ATGGGCTCTGTTTCCTATAAAGAGAAAGATTTCCTGGCCAACCTCACCTGGAACTATGACCCCAAGATCCGGCCGGTGTTGGATGGTTCCAACACAACA GAATACAGTCTTCTCAATGCCACGCATGATTGGATCGAAGTGACCCTTGTCCTGGAGAGACGAACCACCTTCTACATCCTCAACAACATCCTGCCCGTTGTGTTCCTGTCATTTcttaacatttttgtttttcgtttGTCCGAGGAGAGTGGTGAGAGGGTTTCCCTGTGTGTCTCCATCTTGTTGTCATATGCCATGTTCCTGAACCTCATCAGCTCCTACCTACCAGCGAACTCCGACCACTTGTGTTTCTTCAGTGTCTACGTCACCATTCTTGTGTTGATCAGCACACTGACATGTCTCGTTACAATCTTCATGCAGTTACTCCACAAAAATCTTCAAAGTGACATGGTCACCCCAAGATGGCTACCAATCACTTGTAAATCAGGCAGCAGAGTTGGAGGAACTAAACTACAGACTGATGATGTCTCTCCAAACAAATCGGACGTGAAAGACAAAGCA ATATTTGAATCAGACGCATATGGTGGAGATAGCCAGTCGTTAGAGACCAAGGCAAATACATTGCCATCCAACCTGTTGCTGAAGCCAAAGAACGTACCTCCCAACTTCTGA
- the LOC137297228 gene encoding neuronal acetylcholine receptor subunit alpha-7-like → MSAMHRIVFFLFLCHLSLGSVSYKEKDFLANLTWNYDPKIRPVLDGSNTTVSISMGLYSLLSLDEKQEVLSFKAWISMLWKDQLLVWNMTNDIPDVVTLPLADVWSPNVLNVDSVTNQKYLKDETDTVLVYHDGTVSYTYIGRFDTRCKVNIQQFPFDRQTCHFHLNTFYAAASKEYMNVDDSKVILEAYKGNGEFHLRNISMTGQKLTLLNTSYDWIEVTFVLQRRVTFYILNNILPVVFLSFLNVFVFLLPKESGEKVSFCVSILLSYAMFMTLISSYLPANSDHVCFFSVYVSLLVFISTLACLVTVFMQLFHTNLQNGKVRPRWLPNACGSGSKVGRIKLQTEQTSPNKSEVKDKPNKKSEIKDAIITKCNRVAFGTFFTLTLLINLIFFISVSL, encoded by the coding sequence ATGTCTGCCATGCATAGAATTGTCTTCTTCCTCTTTCTCTGCCATCTCTCTCTGGGCTCCGTTTCCTACAAAGAAAAAGATTTCCTGGCCAACCTCACCTGGAACTATGACCCCAAGATCCGGCCGGTGTTGGATGGTTCCAACACAACAGTGAGTATAAGTATGGGCTTGTATTCACTTTTATCTCTGGATGAGAAACAGGAAGTGCTCAGCTTTAAAGCATGGATTTCTATGTTGTGGAAGGACCAGCTTTTGGTATGGAACATGACGAATGACATTCCCGATGTTGTAACTCTGCCTTTGGCAGATGTATGGTCTCCAAATGTACTGAATGTTGATTCTGTGACGAATCAGAAGTATTTAAAAGATGAAACGGACACGGTGCTTGTCTATCATGATGGTACAGTTTCATATACCTACATAGGCAGGTTTGACACAAGATGCAAGGTGAATATCCAACAGTTTCCTTTCGATCGTCAGACATGCCATTTTCACTTGAACACATTTTATGCTGCTGCATCTAAGGAATATATGAACGTAGACGACTCGAAAGTAATTCTGGAAGCATATAAAGGAAATGGAGAATTTCACCTTCGGAATATATCAATGACAGGACAGAAATTGACTCTTCTCAATACATCTTATGACTGGATAGAGGTGACCTTTGTCCTGCAGAGACGTGTCACCTTCTACATCCTCAACAACATCCTGCCCGTTGTGTTCCTTTCCTTTCTCAACGTCTTCGTTTTTCTTTTGCCCAAGGAGAGTGGTGAGAAAGTGTCATTCTGTGTCTCTATCCTGTTATCATATGCTATGTTCATGACTCTCATCAGCTCCTACCTACCAGCAAATTCCGACCACGTGTGTTTTTTCAGTGTCTACGTCAGCCTTCTTGTGTTCATAAGCACACTCGCATGTCTTGTCACGGTCTTCATGCAGTTATTCCACACTAATCTTCAAAATGGCAAGGTCAGACCAAGATGGCTGCCGAATGCTTGTGGATCAGGCAGCAAAGTTGGAAGAATCAAACTACAGACTGAGCAGACCTCTCCAAACAAATCTGAAGTGAAAGACAAACCAAACAAGAAGTCAGAAATAAAGGATGcaataatcaccaaatgtaacAGAGTAGCATTTGGAACGTTCTTCACACTCACACTTCTCATTAACCTGATATTTTTTATTAGCGTATCCCTATGA